CGAATATTGGGTGGCTGTGGTCAGGCCAGGTCGCATATTATTTGAATTGGAAGGCGTTTCTGAACAGCTGGCCAAAGAAGCCATGCGTCTGGCATCCCATAAATTGCCCATCAAAACTAAATTTGTGGTTAGCGAATAGCGGGAGAATGTGAGCGATGAAGAGCAAAGAAGATTTGAAGGGCTTAACTCTGGACGAGTTGAAGGCAAAATTAGAAGAGGCAAAAGAAGAGTACGAAAACCTTTTATTGCAAAAAGCAACTCACGAATTGTCGAATCCGTTGCGCATCCGCACGGTTCGTCGCGAAATTGCCAGAATTAAGACTTTTATTAGACAACATGAATTAGGAATTATTCAACAAAAGTAGTGGGTAAACTATGGAAACAAAACGTGGATTGCGAAAAGTTCGAATCGGAACTGTAGTCAGCAATAAAATGGATAAAACGATCA
This sequence is a window from Caldithrix abyssi DSM 13497. Protein-coding genes within it:
- the rpmC gene encoding 50S ribosomal protein L29; this encodes MKSKEDLKGLTLDELKAKLEEAKEEYENLLLQKATHELSNPLRIRTVRREIARIKTFIRQHELGIIQQK